The proteins below are encoded in one region of Sulfitobacter sp. SK012:
- a CDS encoding DUF1326 domain-containing protein, with the protein MSKDWSIEGRYVEYCSCDFGCPCEAMGQPTEEYCTGAVGFIIDKGHCDGVSLDGVKVIATFYFPRAIHHGGGHMQPILPSSLSDEQRDAVFYILSGADQKIGTMFQIFSVIVETLHDPIMTDLDFNIDVHARTANIDVPDSLRASSEPIRNPVTDTEHRMLTVLPDGWVFHEAENVSGTTKSMSDLKFDLKGTHSSMAYIAWGPNGLTYDLDESRRKFKLAS; encoded by the coding sequence ATGTCGAAAGACTGGTCAATTGAAGGGCGTTATGTCGAGTATTGCAGCTGTGATTTTGGGTGCCCATGTGAAGCTATGGGACAACCGACTGAGGAGTATTGCACCGGCGCTGTGGGCTTCATTATCGATAAGGGACATTGTGACGGCGTGTCGCTGGACGGCGTGAAAGTTATCGCCACCTTCTATTTCCCACGAGCGATCCATCATGGCGGAGGGCATATGCAACCTATTCTGCCGAGCTCGCTTTCTGACGAGCAGCGCGATGCGGTATTCTACATTCTTTCGGGCGCGGATCAAAAGATCGGAACCATGTTTCAGATCTTTAGCGTGATCGTGGAAACCCTACATGATCCGATCATGACTGATCTGGATTTCAACATCGATGTACATGCACGGACTGCCAATATCGATGTTCCTGACAGCTTGCGGGCAAGCAGCGAACCGATCCGGAACCCGGTGACAGACACAGAGCACCGGATGCTAACAGTATTGCCCGACGGTTGGGTTTTCCACGAAGCAGAGAATGTCTCGGGCACAACTAAGAGCATGTCGGATCTCAAGTTTGACCTCAAAGGCACGCACAGCTCGATGGCATATATCGCTTGGGGTCCCAACGGACTGACCTACGATCTTGATGAAAGCCGTCGGAAGTTCAAACTCGCCTCCTGA
- a CDS encoding lipoprotein yields the protein MKKIVSIALVTLALTACQATTDSAAVPQGGSKQIATQSDMNALVGRTISLDQGQSFIISENGTLDGSWDGKPLVGTYEMRDGFFCRTLSQGPRGPSPEDCQLLVLDGNSLTGSRDRGNGDSFTYTVS from the coding sequence TTGAAAAAAATTGTATCAATAGCCTTAGTTACTTTAGCACTTACTGCCTGTCAGGCGACCACAGATAGCGCAGCCGTACCGCAGGGAGGGTCTAAACAAATCGCGACACAAAGTGATATGAATGCTCTTGTCGGCCGCACGATCTCGCTTGATCAAGGGCAGTCATTTATAATTTCTGAAAATGGAACTTTGGACGGTTCTTGGGATGGAAAGCCTCTCGTCGGCACATACGAAATGCGTGATGGCTTTTTCTGTAGAACACTAAGTCAGGGACCAAGAGGCCCTTCACCAGAAGATTGCCAACTTCTTGTACTGGACGGGAATAGCCTGACGGGGTCTCGTGATCGCGGAAATGGCGACTCCTTCACTTATACCGTTTCCTAA
- the ptsP gene encoding phosphoenolpyruvate--protein phosphotransferase, producing the protein MTDSSETESRKLLGRLRDTMAGDDPGQTRLDKITHLIATSMACEVCSIYLFRDDETLELCATEGLNKDSVHQTRMKMGEGLVGRVAKRRQVINTPNAPQAAGFRYMPETGEESFSSFLGIPVQRLGEALGVLVVQSKAVREFTADEVYAIEVVAMVLAEMTELGAFVGEGAAMSARHSQPVLLRGTVGQEGVAEGHVWLHEPRVVVSNLVADDPVREAVRLEEAVDHLRVGVDQMLSMAAGDKDQQQVFEAYRMFANSKGWMRRMQEDISRGLSAEAAVEKEQSLARARMGQAADAYLRERLSDLDDLSNRLLRILTGQGSDTGAEMPSDPILVARNIGPAELLEYGRGLRGIVLENGSVGSHAAIVARALAIPLLVHTGRITNEALNGDHIMVDGEQGVVHLRPEDSVASAFRDKIAMQAAAQERYASIREKPATDTSGVTISLQMNAGLMADLPSLVNSGAEGVGLFRTELQFLVRNQMPKRTELAALYARVLDASQGKRVVFRTLDIGSDKVLPYMKPNDEPNPALGWRAIRVGLDKPGIMRMQLQALFRAANGRPLTVMFPFVAQFEEYRAARKEVDKTLAREERLGHVLPSSIEVGAMLETPSLGFAPRQFFEEVDFLSVGGNDLKQFFFAADRENERVRRRYDTLNVSFLSYLQNVVERCAETSTPLSFCGEDAGRPVEALCFAAIGFRTLSMRPASIGPVKNLIRRTNIDEVRLVIDDARARGEQSVRGAVMEYLRGQSN; encoded by the coding sequence ATGACCGATAGTTCAGAGACAGAAAGCCGAAAGCTGCTCGGACGGTTACGTGACACGATGGCTGGCGATGATCCCGGCCAGACGCGGCTTGATAAAATTACACATTTAATCGCAACTTCAATGGCTTGCGAAGTTTGCTCAATCTATCTATTCCGCGATGACGAGACGCTGGAGCTGTGTGCAACTGAGGGCCTGAACAAGGATTCAGTTCACCAAACGCGCATGAAAATGGGCGAAGGTCTTGTGGGCCGTGTGGCCAAACGGCGTCAGGTAATAAACACGCCCAATGCGCCGCAGGCGGCAGGCTTCCGCTATATGCCTGAAACCGGAGAAGAGAGCTTTTCCAGCTTCCTTGGCATTCCGGTGCAGCGTTTGGGCGAAGCGCTGGGCGTGCTGGTTGTGCAGTCCAAGGCCGTGCGCGAATTTACCGCCGATGAGGTTTATGCGATCGAAGTCGTGGCGATGGTGCTGGCTGAAATGACCGAACTAGGGGCATTTGTTGGCGAAGGGGCCGCGATGTCGGCGCGCCATTCCCAACCTGTTTTGCTGCGCGGAACGGTTGGGCAAGAAGGCGTGGCAGAAGGCCATGTTTGGCTGCATGAACCGCGCGTTGTTGTGTCCAACCTTGTTGCAGACGATCCGGTGCGCGAGGCAGTGCGCCTTGAAGAGGCGGTCGATCATTTACGTGTCGGTGTCGATCAGATGTTGTCGATGGCCGCTGGTGACAAGGACCAGCAGCAGGTGTTTGAAGCCTACCGGATGTTTGCGAACTCCAAAGGCTGGATGCGGCGGATGCAAGAAGACATCTCGCGCGGCTTATCGGCAGAAGCGGCGGTGGAGAAAGAACAATCGCTGGCGCGGGCCCGTATGGGCCAAGCAGCAGACGCATATCTGCGCGAGCGGCTCAGTGATCTAGATGATCTGTCGAACCGTCTGCTGCGTATTTTGACTGGGCAGGGCAGTGATACAGGTGCCGAGATGCCGTCTGATCCGATTTTAGTGGCGCGCAACATTGGCCCAGCTGAGCTGTTGGAATACGGGCGGGGCCTCCGCGGGATCGTTCTGGAAAACGGATCGGTTGGCAGCCACGCGGCGATTGTCGCGCGGGCGCTTGCGATACCATTGCTGGTGCATACTGGGCGGATCACGAATGAGGCGCTAAATGGCGATCACATCATGGTTGATGGTGAACAAGGTGTCGTGCACCTGCGGCCCGAAGACAGCGTAGCCAGCGCATTTCGTGATAAGATCGCGATGCAGGCAGCGGCGCAAGAACGCTACGCATCGATCCGCGAAAAGCCGGCAACGGATACGTCGGGCGTTACGATTTCATTGCAGATGAACGCTGGTTTGATGGCGGATTTGCCGTCCTTGGTGAATTCTGGGGCTGAAGGTGTCGGGCTGTTCCGCACAGAGTTGCAATTTCTAGTGCGCAACCAGATGCCGAAACGGACAGAATTGGCGGCACTCTATGCTCGGGTGCTGGATGCGTCGCAGGGCAAGCGGGTTGTGTTCCGGACGCTTGATATCGGGTCAGACAAGGTGCTGCCTTATATGAAGCCGAACGATGAGCCGAACCCGGCGCTGGGCTGGCGTGCGATCCGGGTGGGTTTGGACAAGCCCGGCATCATGCGGATGCAGTTGCAGGCGCTCTTTCGGGCGGCCAATGGGCGGCCTTTGACGGTGATGTTCCCATTTGTGGCGCAGTTTGAAGAATACCGTGCCGCTCGCAAAGAGGTCGACAAGACGTTGGCGCGAGAGGAACGGCTGGGCCATGTCCTGCCTTCAAGCATTGAAGTCGGGGCAATGCTTGAGACGCCAAGCCTTGGATTTGCGCCGCGTCAGTTCTTTGAGGAGGTCGATTTTCTGTCGGTAGGGGGCAATGATCTAAAGCAGTTCTTCTTTGCGGCCGACCGCGAGAATGAGCGGGTACGTCGGCGCTATGACACGTTGAACGTGAGCTTTCTGAGCTATTTACAGAACGTGGTAGAGCGTTGTGCCGAAACTTCGACACCGCTTTCGTTTTGTGGTGAAGATGCTGGGCGACCGGTTGAAGCGCTCTGCTTTGCTGCGATTGGTTTTCGAACGCTATCGATGCGGCCGGCATCCATTGGGCCGGTCAAGAACCTGATCCGCCGCACGAACATTGATGAAGTCCGCTTGGTTATCGACGATGCGCGCGCCCGTGGCGAGCAATCTGTGCGCGGTGCTGTGATGGAATACCTGCGCGGGCAGTCTAACTGA
- a CDS encoding aminotransferase class IV has translation MHSLPKLTARHTDPGTYPPGIAFMDGQYLPISEAKISVLDNGFLHSDATYDVAHVWKGAFFRLDDHLNRFFSGMEKLHMSIPFDQAQVTEILHNCVALSGLQNAYVEFICTRGTSPTFSRDPRDAVNRFIAFAIPFGSVANPEQMRRGLHLALTDLIRIPPSSVDPTVKNYHWLDLVKGLYAAYEQGAETGILLDAHGNIAEGPGFNIFAIKDGKISTPAFGVLMGITRQTIFDLAGEMQIDCGAGDIPPGDLKAADEVFVTSTAGGVMPVTKIDGAPIGLGDVGPVTHQITKAYWRMHEDGRFRTPIAYP, from the coding sequence ATGCACAGCTTGCCCAAGCTAACCGCGCGCCATACTGATCCAGGAACCTACCCTCCCGGCATCGCCTTTATGGACGGTCAGTATCTGCCAATTAGCGAGGCGAAAATATCGGTTTTAGACAACGGTTTTCTTCACTCCGATGCGACCTATGATGTTGCGCATGTTTGGAAGGGGGCGTTCTTCAGGCTTGATGACCATCTCAACCGTTTTTTCAGCGGCATGGAAAAACTACACATGTCGATCCCCTTCGATCAAGCACAAGTTACTGAAATACTGCACAATTGCGTGGCGCTCTCTGGATTGCAGAATGCATATGTTGAATTCATCTGCACCCGCGGCACATCGCCAACATTCAGCCGCGATCCGCGCGATGCCGTTAACCGCTTTATCGCTTTTGCCATTCCATTCGGATCGGTCGCCAATCCTGAACAGATGCGGCGTGGCCTACATTTGGCCCTCACCGATCTTATCCGCATCCCACCCAGTTCGGTTGATCCAACAGTGAAAAACTATCACTGGCTGGATTTAGTCAAAGGTCTCTATGCCGCCTACGAGCAAGGAGCAGAGACTGGCATTCTTTTGGATGCGCATGGGAATATCGCGGAAGGGCCGGGTTTCAACATCTTCGCCATTAAAGATGGCAAAATCTCAACCCCAGCATTCGGCGTGTTGATGGGCATAACCCGCCAAACGATCTTTGACCTTGCTGGTGAAATGCAAATCGACTGCGGAGCTGGCGACATCCCTCCCGGTGATCTAAAGGCTGCTGACGAAGTGTTTGTGACTTCAACGGCAGGGGGTGTCATGCCGGTCACCAAGATCGATGGAGCACCAATTGGGTTAGGTGATGTTGGACCGGTTACCCATCAAATTACCAAAGCATATTGGCGCATGCACGAGGATGGCCGGTTTCGGACACCAATTGCCTACCCTTAG
- a CDS encoding DUF1178 family protein: MISFTLQCGEGHRFESWFKSAAAFDLLEASGHLSCAVCGASGVQKSLMAPRVNAERTADTPDPSLSIPEGRTAEALAALRSKIEANADYVGDSFASDARAMHEGELPERAIYGEVRGDEARKLIEDGVPVAPLPFRPKRKLQ; the protein is encoded by the coding sequence ATGATCAGTTTTACGCTTCAATGTGGCGAAGGGCACCGGTTTGAGAGCTGGTTCAAGTCAGCGGCAGCTTTTGATTTGTTGGAGGCCTCAGGGCATCTGAGCTGTGCGGTTTGTGGAGCAAGCGGGGTGCAAAAATCGCTGATGGCACCGCGGGTGAATGCAGAGCGCACAGCTGATACGCCCGATCCGAGTCTCAGCATACCTGAAGGCAGAACAGCAGAAGCGCTGGCCGCGTTGCGCAGCAAAATTGAGGCGAATGCGGACTATGTTGGAGATAGCTTTGCAAGTGATGCGCGCGCGATGCACGAGGGTGAGCTGCCAGAGCGTGCAATTTACGGCGAGGTGCGCGGCGATGAGGCCCGCAAGTTAATCGAGGACGGTGTGCCGGTGGCCCCGTTGCCATTCCGGCCCAAACGCAAGCTACAGTAA
- a CDS encoding aspartate kinase yields the protein MPVLVMKFGGTSVATLDRIRRAAKRVGVEVAKGYDVIVIVSAMSGKTNELVGWVNETSPLHDAREYDAVVSSGENVTAGLMALTLQEMDVPARSWQGWQVPVKTTSAHSSARIEEIPPENITAKFADGMKVAVVAGFQGVSPEGRITTLGRGGSDTTAVAFAAAFKAERCDIYTDVDGVYTTDPRVEARARKLDRIAFEEMLELASLGAKVLQTRSVELAMRYKVKLRVLSSFEEQSDDAGTLVCDEEEIMESNVVAGVAFSRDEAKMTLVSVADRPGIAATIFGALSEGGVNVDMIVQNIAEEGRTDMTWSCPVDQVERAQKAMEKADADDVINYQELIADTDVAKISVVGIGMRSHTGVAAKMFKVLSDEGINIKVITTSEIKISVLIDRKYMELAVQALHDAFELHKAA from the coding sequence ATGCCTGTTCTGGTGATGAAATTTGGTGGCACGTCTGTGGCCACGTTGGACCGGATCCGGCGCGCTGCAAAGCGCGTGGGGGTCGAGGTGGCAAAAGGCTATGACGTGATCGTCATCGTCTCTGCAATGTCGGGTAAAACCAACGAGTTAGTCGGTTGGGTTAATGAGACGTCGCCCCTGCATGACGCGCGTGAATATGATGCGGTTGTGTCATCGGGCGAGAATGTCACAGCAGGGCTGATGGCGTTAACGTTGCAAGAGATGGATGTGCCTGCGCGCAGCTGGCAAGGCTGGCAAGTGCCGGTCAAAACCACCAGCGCACATTCATCAGCCCGGATCGAAGAAATTCCGCCAGAAAATATCACCGCGAAGTTTGCGGATGGCATGAAGGTGGCTGTGGTCGCAGGGTTCCAAGGCGTCAGCCCTGAAGGCCGCATCACCACGCTTGGGCGCGGCGGTTCAGACACCACGGCGGTCGCATTTGCCGCTGCATTCAAAGCTGAGCGTTGCGATATCTACACGGATGTGGACGGGGTTTATACCACTGATCCTCGCGTTGAGGCGCGGGCGCGCAAGTTGGACCGGATCGCGTTTGAAGAAATGTTGGAACTGGCGTCACTGGGTGCCAAAGTGCTGCAAACACGCTCGGTTGAGCTGGCGATGCGCTATAAGGTCAAGTTGCGGGTGCTGTCGAGTTTCGAGGAACAATCAGACGATGCCGGAACGCTCGTTTGTGATGAGGAGGAAATCATGGAAAGCAATGTAGTCGCAGGGGTCGCGTTTAGCCGCGATGAGGCGAAGATGACGCTGGTGTCGGTTGCGGACCGTCCGGGCATTGCCGCAACGATCTTTGGCGCGCTCAGTGAGGGCGGCGTGAACGTTGACATGATCGTTCAGAACATCGCCGAAGAGGGCCGCACCGATATGACCTGGTCATGTCCTGTGGATCAGGTCGAGCGTGCGCAAAAGGCGATGGAAAAGGCCGATGCGGATGATGTCATCAACTACCAGGAACTGATTGCTGACACGGATGTGGCCAAAATCAGTGTTGTGGGTATTGGCATGCGCAGCCACACGGGCGTTGCTGCCAAGATGTTTAAGGTGCTGTCGGACGAAGGCATCAACATCAAGGTGATCACAACGTCTGAGATCAAGATCTCAGTCTTGATCGACCGCAAATACATGGAGTTGGCCGTACAGGCGCTACATGATGCGTTTGAGCTGCACAAAGCAGCTTGA
- a CDS encoding DUF2182 domain-containing protein: MKETALERALNRDRAIVAAALALVLLASWIYVLTGAGMDMSAFAMSSVDMALGRSDPSKSGTGGEIVAMSNAMSRMAMPVAWTGGYAILMFFMWWIMMIAMMLPSAAPMVLLFAKIARSPSAGINVSTAHWNTAAFTLGYLLCWAAFSIVAVALQRAFEALGILSPMMLNSTNALFAGSILVLAGLYQMTPLKKACLEHCRSPIAFLSQNWRDGLGGALVMGLQHGVYCLGCCWGLMAILFFGGIMNLYWIVGLAMIVFLEKLLPIGPRLGQITGVLLLAWGATFFYSALV, from the coding sequence ATGAAAGAGACGGCGCTTGAGCGTGCCCTGAACCGGGATCGTGCGATTGTTGCGGCGGCCTTGGCATTAGTCCTTCTTGCCAGTTGGATTTATGTTCTAACGGGCGCGGGCATGGATATGTCGGCGTTTGCGATGTCATCGGTCGATATGGCGCTGGGTCGGTCAGATCCTTCGAAGAGCGGCACAGGCGGTGAGATCGTGGCGATGAGCAACGCCATGTCTCGAATGGCGATGCCCGTCGCTTGGACCGGGGGTTACGCGATACTCATGTTCTTCATGTGGTGGATCATGATGATTGCCATGATGCTGCCAAGCGCTGCACCGATGGTCCTGCTCTTCGCCAAGATTGCCCGCAGTCCCTCTGCGGGGATCAATGTGTCGACTGCACACTGGAACACCGCCGCATTCACTCTTGGCTATCTGCTTTGCTGGGCGGCGTTCAGCATCGTCGCGGTGGCTCTTCAGCGCGCATTTGAAGCCTTGGGAATCCTTTCTCCGATGATGCTCAACAGTACGAATGCCCTGTTTGCAGGCAGCATCCTCGTTCTTGCTGGGCTCTACCAAATGACCCCTCTGAAGAAGGCTTGCCTGGAACACTGTCGAAGTCCGATCGCCTTTCTGTCGCAGAACTGGCGCGACGGCTTGGGCGGTGCGCTTGTCATGGGGCTGCAGCACGGGGTCTACTGCCTTGGATGCTGCTGGGGGTTGATGGCGATCCTCTTTTTCGGCGGTATCATGAACCTATACTGGATTGTCGGACTCGCGATGATCGTTTTCCTCGAAAAACTCCTTCCGATCGGGCCCCGTTTGGGTCAGATCACTGGGGTACTGCTTTTGGCCTGGGGGGCAACTTTCTTTTACAGCGCACTTGTGTGA
- a CDS encoding SDR family oxidoreductase: MTVVITGASRGIGAGLAAHYEALGQDVIGTGRSDAAPFQLDVTDPNSHAAMAETLGDRAIDLLVCNAGVYFDKGENLDGGYPEEMWAQSFATNVTGVFLTVQSLLPHLRRARAGKIAIISSQMASSERAPGGSYIYRASKAAALNLGRNLAADLRGEGIAVGIYHPGWVRTDMGSDAADISVDEAVGGLAARFDALGMETTGCFETWDGRPHAY; the protein is encoded by the coding sequence ATGACAGTGGTGATCACGGGCGCAAGCCGGGGCATTGGAGCAGGGCTTGCGGCGCATTACGAAGCGCTAGGCCAAGACGTTATTGGGACGGGGCGATCTGATGCGGCACCCTTTCAACTGGATGTGACGGACCCCAACAGCCATGCCGCGATGGCGGAAACCTTGGGCGATCGCGCGATTGACTTGTTGGTCTGCAACGCTGGCGTTTACTTTGATAAGGGCGAAAACCTGGACGGGGGGTACCCTGAGGAGATGTGGGCGCAGAGCTTTGCCACCAACGTGACAGGTGTGTTCTTGACTGTTCAATCGCTTCTGCCGCATCTGCGGCGCGCCAGGGCGGGTAAAATCGCGATCATCTCGTCTCAGATGGCATCAAGTGAGCGTGCGCCGGGGGGCAGCTATATCTATCGGGCGTCCAAAGCGGCGGCATTGAACCTTGGGCGCAATTTGGCGGCTGATTTACGCGGTGAGGGTATCGCTGTGGGGATTTACCATCCCGGTTGGGTGCGTACGGATATGGGCAGTGATGCGGCCGATATCAGTGTGGATGAGGCCGTTGGCGGGTTGGCCGCCCGGTTTGATGCGCTAGGCATGGAAACGACCGGGTGTTTCGAGACTTGGGACGGCCGCCCGCATGCCTATTGA
- a CDS encoding isopenicillin N synthase family dioxygenase, producing MTQSEFANAKSTDASMIPVIDVSGAVSGTDIQSVANAIYMAATDHGFFYISGHGIPQNIFEQAFAVSKDFFALPAASKQTVAVDTHQRGWMAQGMSHLSGAATHDLKEVFFWGAETDADDPDVQARKPMVAVNQWPSDTFPRLQKELLPYYNAVCNVARHVMAAIAVSLDQKADFFDACYEKPLARGQLVYYPSSTAEDEAEQRFGVAPHTDFGVLTLLLQDDSGGLQVQSKSGEWIEAPPIAGALVCNIGDLLARWSNNRFSSTLHRVINRSENARYSIPVFFDPHTDTVIDPLDLGVSKLTSKYEPVTAGQHISGQNKKSFSQYKT from the coding sequence ATGACTCAATCAGAATTCGCGAACGCTAAGTCCACTGATGCTTCAATGATCCCTGTTATTGATGTTTCTGGCGCTGTGAGCGGCACTGATATCCAGAGCGTCGCCAATGCGATCTACATGGCTGCGACAGATCATGGATTCTTTTATATTTCCGGTCATGGGATACCGCAAAATATCTTTGAACAGGCCTTCGCGGTATCCAAGGATTTCTTTGCACTTCCAGCAGCTAGCAAACAAACGGTTGCAGTTGATACGCATCAAAGGGGGTGGATGGCACAAGGTATGTCACATCTTTCAGGGGCGGCGACACACGACCTGAAAGAGGTGTTTTTTTGGGGTGCCGAAACCGACGCTGACGATCCGGATGTGCAAGCAAGAAAACCAATGGTCGCGGTGAATCAGTGGCCTTCAGATACTTTTCCGCGACTTCAAAAAGAGCTGCTTCCTTACTACAATGCGGTTTGCAACGTGGCTCGTCATGTTATGGCTGCAATTGCCGTCAGTCTCGATCAAAAGGCTGACTTTTTTGACGCGTGCTATGAAAAGCCATTGGCACGTGGGCAGCTGGTTTATTATCCGTCGTCGACTGCAGAAGACGAGGCTGAGCAGAGGTTCGGCGTTGCCCCGCATACTGATTTCGGTGTTTTAACGCTATTGCTTCAAGACGACAGCGGCGGTTTACAGGTGCAAAGTAAGTCGGGTGAATGGATCGAGGCACCGCCTATTGCAGGGGCGCTTGTTTGCAACATTGGCGATCTTCTCGCAAGATGGAGCAACAATCGTTTCTCCTCAACGTTGCACAGAGTGATCAATCGATCAGAAAATGCGCGTTATTCTATCCCGGTGTTTTTTGACCCGCATACGGATACGGTAATTGATCCTTTGGATCTCGGCGTTTCAAAGCTGACTAGTAAATACGAACCGGTGACTGCAGGTCAGCATATTTCAGGGCAGAACAAAAAGAGCTTCTCACAATATAAGACCTGA
- a CDS encoding ABC transporter substrate-binding protein, whose product MTRSLLLGGAVSMAAFGVQAEEFKWASTTDPQTMDPHAVNSAPVLSFLNNVYEGLVRRGRDMAIEPSLATSWEPLDGENGWRFNLRQDVSFQDGAAFTAEDVLFSYERASNEAADVRSWFAPVSEVRVVDDFTIDFVTTAPNPLFPSSIANFMILDKDWAMSNDAALPARDAENFATINVNGTGPFVVASRDPGVKTVLAPHGGWWDDAEHNVTEATFTPIGNSATGLAALLSGEIDFIQPIPLQDVAQVESRDGFKVLEGEETRVIMFGFGHEHETLLYSTDVADANPFADPRVRLAAAHAIDLASIDRVLFRGKIEGASQLVPEGISGFSEANSNRPEYDPEKAKSLLAEAGYPEGFSFGLKCTNDRYINDEALCRAAASMFAAVGLNAELSTGPVRDYWPQLREDDFDMYLLGWSPGTFDMEHPIRFLLHSQDDEKKLGSWNFGNYSNARVDELLPLIQQEIDPAARQAMVDEVVAVTQEEVAYIPLYTQPLIWAAKDGVDLTQRADNFFMLRWVTVN is encoded by the coding sequence ATGACTAGATCACTCTTGCTTGGGGGCGCTGTCTCGATGGCCGCTTTCGGTGTGCAAGCTGAAGAATTCAAGTGGGCGTCAACCACCGACCCTCAAACGATGGACCCGCATGCGGTTAACTCCGCGCCCGTTCTTTCGTTTTTAAACAACGTCTATGAAGGCCTTGTGCGTCGCGGTCGTGATATGGCGATTGAACCATCGCTCGCCACAAGCTGGGAACCACTGGACGGTGAAAACGGCTGGCGGTTCAACTTGCGCCAAGATGTGTCGTTTCAGGACGGCGCTGCCTTTACTGCAGAAGACGTGCTGTTCTCTTATGAACGTGCATCCAATGAAGCCGCCGACGTCCGCTCTTGGTTCGCGCCCGTTTCAGAGGTTCGTGTCGTTGATGACTTTACCATCGATTTTGTAACAACAGCCCCGAACCCATTGTTCCCATCATCGATCGCCAACTTCATGATCCTCGATAAAGATTGGGCGATGTCCAACGATGCAGCTCTTCCTGCGCGTGACGCTGAGAACTTTGCGACGATTAACGTCAACGGCACCGGCCCGTTTGTGGTAGCAAGCCGTGATCCAGGTGTAAAAACAGTGCTGGCCCCGCATGGCGGCTGGTGGGACGACGCTGAGCATAACGTTACCGAAGCAACGTTTACCCCTATTGGCAACTCTGCCACCGGCTTAGCAGCGCTACTTTCAGGCGAGATCGACTTTATTCAACCGATCCCATTGCAAGACGTCGCGCAAGTCGAAAGCCGTGATGGGTTCAAAGTCCTTGAGGGTGAAGAAACCCGTGTGATCATGTTTGGTTTTGGACACGAGCATGAGACGTTGCTTTATTCCACCGATGTGGCTGACGCGAACCCATTTGCTGATCCGCGTGTTCGTTTGGCGGCGGCGCACGCAATTGATCTTGCCTCAATTGATCGTGTTCTTTTCCGCGGCAAAATTGAAGGCGCAAGCCAGTTGGTCCCAGAAGGTATTTCTGGGTTCTCAGAGGCCAATTCAAACCGTCCGGAATACGATCCAGAAAAAGCGAAATCACTCCTTGCGGAAGCTGGCTATCCAGAAGGCTTTAGTTTTGGTCTGAAATGTACAAATGACCGCTACATCAACGACGAGGCACTTTGCCGTGCAGCGGCTTCAATGTTCGCGGCCGTTGGCCTGAATGCCGAACTTTCCACCGGTCCTGTCCGTGATTATTGGCCACAGCTGCGTGAAGACGATTTCGATATGTACCTTCTTGGCTGGTCACCGGGAACCTTCGATATGGAACATCCCATCCGGTTCTTGCTGCACAGTCAGGACGACGAGAAAAAGCTAGGGTCATGGAATTTTGGTAACTATTCAAACGCACGCGTTGACGAATTGCTGCCGTTGATTCAGCAGGAGATCGACCCTGCTGCACGTCAGGCGATGGTCGATGAAGTCGTCGCAGTGACGCAAGAAGAAGTGGCTTATATTCCGCTGTATACCCAGCCTTTGATCTGGGCTGCGAAAGACGGCGTTGACCTTACACAGCGCGCCGACAACTTCTTTATGTTGCGCTGGGTGACGGTGAATTAA